A part of Escherichia marmotae genomic DNA contains:
- the kgtP gene encoding alpha-ketoglutarate permease: MAESTVTADGKLTSSDTRRRIWAIVGASSGNLVEWFDFYVYSFCSLYFAHIFFPSDNTTTQLLQTAGIFAAGFLMRPIGGWLFGRIADKHGRKKSMLLSVCMMCFGALVIACLPGYETIGTWAPALLLLARLFQGLSVGGEYGTSATYMSEVAVEGRKGFYASFQYVTLIGGQLLALLVVVVLQHTMEDIALREWGWRIPFALGAVLAVVALWLRRQLDETSQQETRALKEAGSMKGLWRNRRAFIMVLGFTAAGSLCFYTFTTYMQKYLVNTAGMHANVASGIMTAALFVFMLIQPIIGALSDKIGRRTSMLCFGSLAAIFTVPILSALQNVSSPYAAFGLVMCALLIVSFYTSISGILKAEMFPAQVRALGVGLSYAVANAIFGGSAEYVALSLKSIGMETAFFWYVTLMAVVAFLVSLMLHHKGKGMRL; the protein is encoded by the coding sequence ATGGCAGAAAGCACTGTAACGGCAGACGGCAAACTGACAAGTAGTGATACTCGTCGCCGCATTTGGGCAATTGTAGGGGCCTCATCAGGTAACCTGGTTGAGTGGTTCGATTTCTATGTCTACTCATTTTGTTCCCTCTATTTCGCCCACATCTTCTTCCCTTCAGATAACACAACCACTCAACTACTACAAACTGCCGGTATTTTTGCCGCAGGATTTCTGATGCGTCCAATAGGCGGCTGGTTATTTGGTCGTATTGCTGACAAACATGGCCGCAAGAAATCGATGCTGCTATCGGTATGTATGATGTGTTTTGGAGCACTGGTCATAGCCTGCTTGCCAGGCTATGAAACAATTGGCACCTGGGCTCCGGCGTTGTTACTTCTCGCGCGTTTATTCCAGGGATTATCTGTAGGTGGAGAATATGGCACCAGCGCCACCTATATGAGTGAAGTTGCAGTAGAAGGACGCAAAGGGTTTTACGCTTCATTTCAGTATGTCACGTTGATAGGCGGGCAACTTCTGGCATTGTTGGTTGTGGTGGTTTTACAGCATACAATGGAAGATATCGCGCTTAGAGAGTGGGGGTGGCGTATTCCCTTTGCATTAGGCGCGGTGTTAGCCGTTGTGGCGTTATGGTTACGTCGTCAGTTGGATGAAACTTCGCAACAAGAAACGCGAGCTCTAAAAGAAGCGGGTTCAATGAAGGGATTATGGCGCAATCGCCGTGCATTCATCATGGTTCTCGGCTTTACGGCTGCGGGTTCTCTTTGTTTCTATACCTTCACCACCTATATGCAGAAGTATCTGGTGAATACTGCGGGTATGCACGCCAACGTAGCAAGCGGCATTATGACGGCGGCGCTGTTTGTATTTATGCTCATCCAGCCGATAATTGGAGCATTGTCGGATAAGATTGGCCGTCGGACTTCAATGTTATGTTTCGGCTCTCTGGCCGCTATTTTTACCGTCCCCATTCTTTCGGCATTGCAGAACGTCTCCTCACCTTATGCGGCTTTTGGTTTGGTGATGTGTGCCCTGCTGATTGTGAGTTTTTACACTTCAATTAGTGGGATCCTGAAGGCGGAAATGTTCCCGGCACAGGTTCGCGCATTAGGTGTTGGTCTGTCATATGCGGTCGCGAATGCCATATTTGGTGGCTCAGCGGAGTATGTGGCGTTGTCGCTAAAATCGATAGGAATGGAAACGGCATTCTTCTGGTATGTGACATTGATGGCCGTAGTCGCGTTTCTGGTTTCTTTGATGCTACATCATAAAGGGAAGGGGATGCGTCTTTAG
- a CDS encoding YfiM family lipoprotein, protein MRILFACSLLLLSGCSHRANDGWSGQDKAQHFIASAMLSAAGNEYAQHREMSRDRSAMFGLMFSVSLGVSKELWDSRPEGSGWSWKDFAWDVAGATTGYTVWQMAHH, encoded by the coding sequence TTGCGTATTCTTTTTGCCTGTTCGCTATTGTTGCTTTCTGGTTGCAGCCATAGGGCTAACGATGGCTGGAGCGGACAGGATAAAGCGCAACACTTTATCGCCTCGGCAATGCTTTCAGCGGCAGGAAATGAATATGCACAGCATCGGGAGATGAGCCGCGACCGCAGCGCCATGTTCGGGTTGATGTTCTCTGTAAGTCTGGGCGTGTCAAAAGAGCTGTGGGATAGCCGCCCCGAAGGGAGCGGCTGGAGCTGGAAAGATTTTGCCTGGGACGTAGCCGGTGCCACCACCGGTTATACGGTCTGGCAAATGGCTCATCACTAA
- the pssA gene encoding CDP-diacylglycerol--serine O-phosphatidyltransferase has protein sequence MLSKFKRNKHQQHLAQLPKISQSVDDVDFFYAPTDFRETLLEKIASAKQRICIVALYLEQDDGGKGILSALYEAKRQRPELDVRVLVDWHRAQRGRIGAAASNTNADWYCRMAQENPGVDVPVYGVPINTREALGVLHFKGFIIDDSVLYSGASLNDVYLHQHDKYRYDRYHLIRNRKMSDIMFEWVTQNIMNGRGVNRLDDIHRPKSPEIKNDIRLFRQELRDAAYHFQGDADNDQLSVTPLVGLGKSSLLNKTIFHLMPCAEQKLTICTPYFNLPAILVRNIIQLLREGKKVEIIVGDKTANDFYIPEDEPFKIIGALPYLYEINLRRFLSRLQYYVNTDQLVVRLWKDDDNTYHLKGMWVDDKWMLITGNNLNPRAWRLDLENAILIHDPQLELAPQREKELDLIREHTTIVKHYRDLQSIADYPVKVRKLIRRLRRIRIDRLISRIL, from the coding sequence ATGTTGTCAAAATTTAAGCGTAATAAACATCAACAACACCTTGCCCAACTACCCAAGATTTCTCAATCAGTTGATGATGTCGATTTTTTTTACGCTCCCACCGACTTCCGGGAGACACTGCTGGAAAAAATAGCCAGCGCGAAGCAGCGCATTTGCATTGTCGCCCTGTATCTTGAGCAGGATGACGGTGGCAAAGGCATTCTGAGCGCGTTGTATGAGGCTAAACGGCAGCGTCCGGAACTGGATGTGCGGGTGCTGGTCGACTGGCATCGTGCACAACGTGGGCGCATTGGCGCTGCGGCATCTAATACCAATGCTGACTGGTACTGCCGCATGGCGCAGGAAAACCCGGGCGTAGATGTTCCGGTTTATGGTGTTCCGATCAATACCCGTGAAGCCCTGGGCGTTCTGCACTTTAAAGGCTTTATCATCGACGATAGCGTACTTTATAGCGGTGCCAGCCTGAACGATGTTTACCTGCATCAGCATGATAAATACCGCTACGACCGCTATCATCTGATCCGTAACCGTAAAATGTCAGACATTATGTTTGAATGGGTTACACAGAATATTATGAATGGTCGCGGTGTTAACCGTCTGGATGATATTCACCGTCCGAAAAGCCCGGAAATCAAAAACGATATCCGCCTGTTCCGCCAGGAGTTGCGTGATGCTGCTTATCATTTCCAGGGCGATGCCGATAACGATCAACTCTCCGTAACGCCATTAGTGGGTCTGGGAAAATCGAGTCTGTTGAACAAGACTATTTTCCATCTTATGCCGTGTGCCGAGCAAAAACTGACCATCTGCACACCATACTTCAACCTACCGGCCATCCTCGTGCGCAATATCATCCAATTGCTGCGCGAAGGGAAAAAAGTCGAAATTATTGTCGGTGATAAAACCGCAAATGACTTCTACATTCCGGAAGATGAACCTTTCAAGATTATCGGCGCACTGCCGTATCTCTACGAGATTAATCTGCGTCGTTTCCTGAGCCGTTTGCAGTATTACGTCAATACTGACCAGTTAGTGGTCCGGTTATGGAAAGATGACGACAATACCTATCACCTGAAAGGGATGTGGGTTGATGATAAGTGGATGCTGATCACCGGTAATAACCTGAACCCTCGCGCCTGGCGTCTGGATCTGGAAAACGCCATTTTGATCCACGATCCGCAACTGGAGCTTGCGCCGCAGCGTGAGAAAGAGTTGGATCTGATCCGCGAGCATACTACCATCGTTAAGCACTACCGCGATCTGCAAAGTATTGCCGATTATCCGGTGAAGGTTCGCAAGCTTATCCGTCGCTTGCGTCGTATCCGTATCGACCGATTAATTAGCCGTATCCTGTAA
- the patZ gene encoding peptidyl-lysine N-acetyltransferase PatZ produces the protein MSQRGLEALLRPKSIAVIGASMKPNRAGYLMMRNLLAGGFNGPVLPVTPAWKAVQGVLAWPDITSLPFTPDLAVLCTNASRNLALLEELGEKGCKTCIILSSPTSQHEDLRACALRHNMRLLGPNSLGLLAPWQGLNASFSPVPIKRGKLAFISQSAAVSNTILDWAQQREMGFSYFIALGDSLDIDVDELLDYLARDSKTSAILLYLEQLSDARRFVSAARSASRNKPILVIKSGRSPAAQRLLNTTAGMDPAWDAAIQRAGLLRVQDTHELFSAVETLSHMRPLRGDRLMIISNGAAPAALALDALWSRNGKLATLSEEACQKLRDALPEHVAISNPLDLRDDASSEHYVKTLDILLHIQDFDALMVIHSPSAAAPATESAQALIEAVKHHPRSKYVSLLTNWCGEHSSQEARRLFSEAGLPTYRTPEGTITAFMHMVEYRRNQKQLRETPALPSNLTSNTAEAHILLQQAIAEGATSLDTHEVQPILQAYGMNTLPTWIATDSTEAVHIAEQIGYPVALKLRSPDIPHKSEVQGVMLYLRTANEVQQAANAIFDRVKMAWPQARIHGLLVQSMANRAGAQELRVVVEHDPVFGPLIMLGEGGVEWRPEDQAVVALPPLNMNLARYLVIQGIKSKKIRARSALRPLDIAGLSQLLVQVSNLIVDCPEIQRLDIHPLLASGSEFTALDVTVDIAPFEGNNESRLAVRPYPHQLEEWVELKNGERCLFRPILPEDEPQLQQFISRVTKEDLYYRYFSEINEFTHEDLANMTQIDYDREMAFVAVRRIDQKEEILGVTRAISDPDNIDAEFAVLVRSDLKGLGLGRRLMEKLITYTRDHGLQRLNGITMPNNRGMVALARKLGFNVDIQLEEGIVGLMLNLAQREES, from the coding sequence ATGAGTCAGCGAGGACTGGAAGCACTACTGCGACCAAAATCGATTGCGGTAATTGGCGCGTCGATGAAACCCAATCGCGCAGGTTACCTGATGATGCGTAACCTGCTGGCTGGAGGCTTTAACGGACCGGTGCTGCCGGTGACGCCAGCCTGGAAGGCGGTACAGGGCGTGCTGGCATGGCCAGACATCACCAGTTTGCCTTTTACTCCTGACCTCGCAGTGCTATGTACTAATGCCAGCCGCAATCTTGCTCTTCTGGAAGAGCTTGGAGAGAAAGGCTGTAAAACCTGCATTATTCTTTCTTCGCCGACATCACAACACGAAGACCTACGCGCCTGCGCTCTGCGCCATAACATGCGCCTGCTTGGACCAAACAGTCTGGGATTACTCGCTCCCTGGCAAGGGCTGAATGCCAGCTTTTCGCCAGTGCCAATTAAGCGCGGCAAGCTGGCGTTTATTTCACAATCGGCTGCTGTCTCCAACACCATCCTCGACTGGGCGCAACAGCGTGAAATGGGGTTTTCATACTTTATTGCGCTCGGTGACAGCCTGGATATCGACGTTGATGAATTGCTCGACTACCTGGCACGCGACAGCAAAACCAGTGCCATCTTGCTCTATCTCGAACAATTAAGCGACGCGCGACGCTTTGTGTCGGCTGCCCGTAGTGCCTCGCGAAATAAGCCGATTCTGGTGATTAAAAGCGGACGTAGTCCGGCGGCGCAAAGATTGCTGAACACCACAGCGGGTATGGATCCGGCGTGGGATGCAGCTATTCAGCGTGCCGGTTTGTTGCGAGTGCAGGACACCCACGAACTGTTTTCGGCGGTGGAAACCCTTAGCCACATGCGTCCGTTGCGTGGCGACCGGCTGATGATTATCAGCAACGGTGCTGCTCCTGCCGCACTGGCGCTGGATGCCTTATGGTCGCGCAATGGTAAACTGGCAACGTTAAGTGAAGAGGCCTGCCAGAAACTACGCGATGCCCTGCCAGAACATGTAGCAATCTCTAACCCGCTTGATCTACGCGATGACGCCAGCAGCGAGCACTATGTCAAAACGCTGGATATTCTGCTCCACATCCAGGATTTTGATGCGCTGATGGTTATCCATTCCCCCAGCGCCGCTGCGCCTGCCACAGAAAGCGCACAGGCATTAATTGAAGCAGTAAAACATCATCCTCGCAGCAAGTATGTCTCTCTGCTGACTAACTGGTGCGGCGAACACTCCTCGCAAGAGGCGCGACGTTTATTCAGTGAAGCCGGGCTTCCGACCTATCGCACACCGGAAGGAACTATCACCGCTTTTATGCATATGGTTGAGTACCGTCGAAACCAGAAGCAGTTACGCGAAACACCGGCGTTACCCAGCAATCTGACCTCCAATACCGCAGAAGCGCATATTCTGCTACAGCAGGCCATTGCCGAAGGAGCGACATCGCTCGATACCCATGAGGTTCAGCCAATCCTGCAAGCATATGGCATGAACACGCTTCCCACCTGGATTGCCACTGACAGCACCGAAGCTGTGCATATTGCAGAACAGATTGGTTATCCGGTGGCGCTGAAATTGCGCTCGCCGGATATTCCGCATAAATCGGAAGTTCAGGGCGTGATGCTCTATTTACGTACGGCTAATGAAGTCCAGCAAGCCGCGAACGCTATTTTCGATCGGGTAAAAATGGCCTGGCCGCAGGCACGGATCCACGGCCTGTTGGTGCAAAGTATGGCTAATCGTGCTGGCGCTCAGGAGCTGCGTGTAGTCGTGGAACACGATCCGGTTTTTGGGCCGTTGATCATGCTTGGTGAAGGCGGTGTGGAGTGGCGTCCTGAAGATCAAGCTGTCGTGGCGCTGCCACCGCTGAACATGAATCTGGCTCGCTATCTGGTCATTCAGGGAATCAAAAGTAAAAAAATTCGTGCACGCAGCGCACTGCGTCCACTCGACATCGCGGGCTTAAGCCAGTTACTGGTGCAGGTTTCCAACCTGATTGTCGATTGCCCAGAAATTCAGCGGCTGGATATTCACCCTTTACTGGCTTCCGGCAGTGAATTTACCGCGCTGGATGTCACGGTGGATATTGCACCGTTCGAAGGCAATAACGAAAGTCGCCTTGCTGTGCGCCCGTACCCACATCAGTTAGAAGAGTGGGTAGAATTAAAAAACGGCGAACGTTGCTTGTTCCGCCCGATCTTGCCGGAAGATGAGCCACAACTTCAGCAATTCATTTCGCGAGTCACCAAAGAAGATCTTTATTACCGTTACTTTAGCGAGATCAACGAATTCACCCATGAAGATTTAGCTAACATGACGCAGATCGACTACGATCGGGAAATGGCGTTTGTGGCTGTACGGCGTATTGATCAAAAAGAAGAGATCCTTGGCGTCACTCGGGCGATCTCCGATCCTGATAACATTGATGCCGAATTTGCCGTACTGGTGCGCTCGGATCTCAAAGGGTTAGGCTTAGGTCGACGCTTAATGGAAAAGTTGATTACCTATACGCGAGATCACGGACTGCAACGTCTGAATGGTATTACGATGCCAAACAATCGTGGCATGGTGGCGCTGGCCCGCAAGCTCGGGTTTAACGTCGATATCCAGCTCGAAGAGGGGATCGTTGGGCTGATGCTAAATCTTGCCCAGCGCGAGGAATCATGA
- the tapT gene encoding tRNA-uridine aminocarboxypropyltransferase — protein sequence MTENAVLQLRAERIARATRPFLARGNRVRRCQRCLLPEKLCLCSTITPTEAKSRFCLLMFDTEPMKPSNTGRLIADILPDTVAFQWSRTEPSQELLDLVQNPYYQPMVVFPASYADEQREVIFTPPPGKPPLFIMLDGTWPEARKMFRKSPYLDNLPVISVDLSRLSAYRLREAQSEGQYCTAEVAIALLDMAGDTKAATGLGEHFTRFKTRYLAGKTQHLGSITAEQLEIV from the coding sequence ATGACCGAAAACGCTGTTCTCCAGTTACGCGCCGAGCGTATTGCGCGCGCAACACGTCCTTTTCTTGCCCGTGGTAATCGCGTTCGTCGTTGCCAACGCTGCCTTTTGCCAGAGAAATTATGCCTCTGTTCAACCATCACCCCAACGGAAGCAAAAAGCCGCTTTTGTTTGCTGATGTTTGACACCGAGCCAATGAAACCCAGCAATACTGGACGTTTGATTGCCGATATCTTGCCAGATACCGTCGCGTTTCAATGGTCACGTACCGAACCATCGCAAGAACTGCTGGATCTGGTGCAAAACCCGTATTATCAGCCAATGGTGGTTTTTCCTGCCTCGTATGCGGATGAGCAACGAGAAGTGATCTTTACGCCTCCTCCTGGTAAGCCACCGCTATTTATCATGCTCGATGGCACCTGGCCGGAAGCGCGGAAGATGTTTCGTAAAAGTCCGTATCTGGATAATCTTCCCGTCATTTCCGTCGATCTTTCGCGTTTGTCTGCCTATCGCCTGCGTGAAGCCCAGAGTGAAGGCCAATATTGCACCGCTGAGGTAGCCATCGCACTTTTAGATATGGCGGGTGACACCAAAGCCGCAACGGGCTTAGGCGAGCATTTCACTCGCTTTAAAACGCGCTATCTGGCAGGAAAAACGCAACATCTGGGTAGTATCACAGCAGAACAGTTAGAAATCGTTTAA